The Lepus europaeus isolate LE1 chromosome 6, mLepTim1.pri, whole genome shotgun sequence genome includes a window with the following:
- the KCTD4 gene encoding BTB/POZ domain-containing protein KCTD4, whose amino-acid sequence MERKINRREKEKEYEGKHNSLEDADQGKNCKSTLMTLNVGGYLYITQKQTLTKYPDTFLEGIVNGKILCPFDADGHYFIDRDGLLFRHVLNFLRNGELLLPEGFRENQLLAQEAEFFQLKGLAEEVKSRWEKEQLTPRETTFLEITDNHDRSQGLRIFCNAPDFITKIKSRIVLVSKSRLDGFPEEFSVSSNIIQFKYFIKSENGTRLVLKEDNTFVCTLETLKFEAIMMALKCGFRLLTSLDCSKGSIVHSDALHFIK is encoded by the coding sequence ATGGAGCGTAAaataaacagaagagaaaaagaaaaggagtatGAAGGGAAACACAACAGCCTGGAAGATGCTGACCAAGGAAAGAACTGCAAATCCACACTGATGACCCTCAACGTTGGTGGATATTTATACATTACTCAAAAACAAACATTGACCAAGTACCCAGACACTTTCCTTGAAGGTATAGTCAATGGAAAAATCCTCTGCCCGTTTGATGCCGATGGTCATTATTTCATAGACAGGGATGGGCTCCTCTTCAGGCATGTCCTAAACTTCCTACGAAATGGAGAACTTCTATTGCCCGAAGGGTTTCGAGAAAATCAACTTCTTGCACAAGAAGCGGAATTCTTTCAGCTCAAAGGACTGGCGGAGGAAGTGAAATCCAGGTGGGAGAAAGAGCAGCTCACACCCAGGGAGACTACTTTCTTGGAAATAACAGATAACCATGATCGCTCACAAGGACTAAGAATCTTCTGTAATGCTCCTGAtttcataacaaaaataaaatctcgCATTGTTCTGGTGTCCAAAAGCAGGCTGGATGGATTTCCGGAAGAGTTTTCTGTATCATCAAATATCATACAATTTAAATACTTCATTAAGTCTGAAAATGGCACTCGACTTGTACTAAAGGAAGACAACACCTTTGTCTGTACCTTGGAAACTCTTAAGTTTGAGGCTATAATGATGGCTTTGAAGTGTGGTTTTAGACTGCTAACCAGCCTGGATTGTTCCAAAGGGTCAATTGTTCATAGCGATGCACTTCATTTTATCAAGTAA